A stretch of Thermus antranikianii DSM 12462 DNA encodes these proteins:
- a CDS encoding PaaI family thioesterase yields MEGRTIPQRETLDATLGVRYLKLEKEEVVAELEVTPRVHQPFGFLHGGATVALAESVASVGAFLNCPPGHAAFGLEINCNHIRRKSQGTIRAVGKPLHLGRTTQVWEVKVYDEEEKLVAASRCTLAVVPLEPRA; encoded by the coding sequence ATGGAAGGAAGGACCATTCCCCAGCGGGAAACCCTGGATGCCACCTTGGGGGTGCGCTACCTGAAGTTGGAAAAGGAGGAGGTGGTGGCCGAGCTGGAGGTGACCCCCAGGGTGCACCAGCCCTTTGGCTTCCTCCACGGGGGAGCCACGGTGGCCCTGGCGGAAAGCGTGGCCAGCGTGGGGGCATTCCTCAACTGCCCGCCGGGGCATGCCGCCTTCGGCCTGGAGATCAACTGCAACCACATCCGCAGGAAAAGCCAGGGCACCATCCGGGCCGTGGGCAAGCCCCTGCACCTGGGCCGCACCACCCAGGTGTGGGAGGTCAAGGTCTACGACGAGGAGGAAAAACTGGTGGCGGCAAGCCGGTGCACCCTGGCGGTGGTGCCCCTAGAACCAAGAGCGTAG
- a CDS encoding alpha/beta fold hydrolase — MRRTGYLHLYGLNLVFDRVGRGPGVLLLAEEARAWPEDLPEGYTFYLLDLPGYGRTGGPRMAPEELAEYVVGFLVMLNLGSPPILVRGVGKAVGEVLRERGYRVFSGEHLEKGLQSAKDVG; from the coding sequence ATGAGGCGGACGGGGTACCTTCACCTCTATGGGCTCAACCTGGTTTTCGACCGGGTGGGAAGGGGTCCAGGGGTGCTCCTCCTGGCGGAGGAGGCAAGGGCTTGGCCCGAGGATCTTCCGGAGGGGTATACCTTCTATCTTTTGGACCTCCCAGGCTACGGCCGCACGGGCGGGCCCAGGATGGCCCCGGAGGAGCTCGCTGAGTACGTGGTGGGCTTTCTGGTCATGCTCAACCTAGGTTCCCCTCCCATCCTGGTCCGGGGAGTAGGGAAGGCGGTGGGAGAGGTGCTTAGGGAGAGGGGGTATAGAGTATTTTCTGGAGAACATTTAGAGAAGGGCTTGCAAAGCGCCAAGGATGTAGGGTAG
- a CDS encoding alpha/beta fold hydrolase, which produces MGEIRLFPGLLSPPAGLEFFLDLPSEEGLHLIAFAEGALAALKVAFQEGARSLVLLSPILRRDALLSAKLVALRLGLEARGKEGFAQVGRALFFGPRAVGSEEIFAAWKEGLSEEGIRAWLALLEGLSDERRWLRGTEARTLVVQGAWDAFTPPFYGKEVADFAKGEALRFTLEEAGHLVPWEAREEVVDLVADFLLGETFRPLLGGLAL; this is translated from the coding sequence GTGGGCGAGATACGGCTTTTTCCTGGGCTTCTCTCCCCCCCTGCGGGGCTGGAGTTTTTCCTGGACCTTCCCTCGGAGGAGGGGCTTCACCTGATCGCCTTTGCGGAAGGAGCCCTTGCTGCGTTGAAGGTGGCCTTCCAGGAAGGGGCAAGAAGCCTGGTGCTCCTTTCCCCCATCCTACGGCGGGATGCCCTTCTTTCCGCCAAGCTTGTGGCCTTAAGGCTGGGCCTCGAGGCCCGGGGGAAGGAGGGGTTTGCCCAGGTGGGCCGGGCCCTCTTCTTCGGCCCAAGGGCGGTGGGGAGCGAGGAGATCTTCGCCGCCTGGAAGGAAGGGCTTTCGGAGGAAGGGATACGGGCCTGGCTGGCCCTTTTGGAAGGGCTTTCCGACGAGCGTCGCTGGCTTAGGGGCACGGAGGCCCGGACTCTGGTGGTCCAGGGGGCCTGGGATGCCTTTACCCCGCCTTTTTACGGCAAGGAGGTGGCGGACTTCGCCAAGGGGGAGGCGTTGCGCTTCACCTTGGAGGAGGCAGGTCACCTGGTGCCCTGGGAGGCAAGGGAGGAAGTGGTGGACCTGGTGGCGGATTTTCTCCTGGGGGAAACTTTCCGTCCCTTGCTCGGAGGCCTTGCCCTATGA
- the truD gene encoding tRNA pseudouridine(13) synthase TruD: protein MDLVFRPGRYPYLTQDLPGVGGTIRLLPQDFQVEEVPAYLPSGEGEHLYFLLEKEGLTTRQVVEFLRDEVGVPEKEIGVAGLKDKRAKTRQWFSIPRKHEDALCLLENLKGTRVLEANLHTNKLRTGHLKGNRFRILIRGAHDVERARAILKTLEAKGIPNYYGPQRFGLGGQNPVKGYELVKKGKGRGNPWLKRFLIGSLQSLLFNDWVALRMERGLYDRVIPGDWAKKHATGGEFLVEREEEAERALRLEISATGPLFGKKYPEAQGEARALEDEILARYDLKREEFRARRGARRPIRIPLTEWTLEETPEGLWLTFFLPKGSYATSLLREVMKVEVDAPEEEEALGEG, encoded by the coding sequence ATGGACCTCGTCTTTCGCCCCGGGCGCTACCCCTACCTCACCCAGGACCTTCCCGGCGTGGGGGGTACGATCCGCCTCCTTCCCCAAGACTTCCAGGTGGAGGAGGTGCCCGCCTACCTGCCCAGCGGGGAAGGGGAACACCTCTACTTCCTCCTGGAGAAGGAAGGCCTAACCACCCGCCAGGTGGTGGAGTTTCTGCGGGACGAGGTGGGGGTCCCGGAAAAGGAGATCGGGGTAGCGGGGCTGAAGGACAAGCGCGCCAAAACCCGCCAGTGGTTCTCCATCCCCCGCAAACACGAGGATGCCCTGTGCTTGCTGGAAAACCTTAAGGGAACTCGGGTTTTGGAAGCCAACCTGCACACCAACAAGCTGCGCACGGGCCATCTCAAGGGAAACCGCTTCCGTATTCTCATACGCGGGGCCCACGATGTGGAGAGAGCCCGGGCCATCCTGAAGACCCTCGAGGCCAAGGGCATTCCCAACTACTACGGCCCCCAGCGCTTTGGCCTCGGGGGGCAGAACCCGGTCAAGGGCTATGAGCTGGTGAAGAAGGGTAAGGGAAGGGGAAACCCCTGGCTTAAGCGCTTCCTGATTGGAAGCCTGCAAAGCCTTCTCTTCAACGACTGGGTGGCCCTAAGGATGGAAAGGGGGCTTTACGACCGGGTCATCCCCGGGGACTGGGCCAAGAAGCACGCCACCGGAGGGGAGTTTCTGGTGGAACGGGAAGAGGAGGCGGAAAGGGCCTTGAGGCTGGAAATCAGCGCCACCGGGCCCCTCTTCGGCAAGAAGTACCCGGAGGCCCAGGGGGAGGCCAGGGCCCTGGAGGACGAGATCCTGGCCCGCTATGACCTGAAGCGGGAGGAGTTCCGCGCCCGCCGGGGGGCAAGGAGGCCCATCCGCATCCCCCTTACGGAGTGGACCCTGGAGGAAACCCCAGAAGGGCTCTGGCTAACCTTCTTTCTTCCCAAGGGCAGCTACGCCACCAGCCTCTTAAGGGAAGTGATGAAGGTGGAAGTGGATGCTCCGGAAGAGGAAGAAGCCCTGGGAGAGGGCTAA